From a single Thermodesulforhabdus norvegica genomic region:
- the pilM gene encoding type IV pilus assembly protein PilM, with protein sequence MAFLSLRKGRQLVGVDVGTGAIKVALLKGGRNKFVLEKLGISEVPQGTFQGGLIADMNTLVDVLKALWRNLDLGKTPAAVAISGKEVIIDTPELEISGKMGRNFYARMREQAREYIQYPLDELYFDCDILSSAGSNSGKALMLLACVKKAILDDLVLLFRRAEIGLSVVDISYYALFNGFETISGLVKRDGVIGIMNVGATSTDLVISVDGIPRHCRTVMRGMDDLIFQVADTLGVSFEEVQGSFRGSGILQTVPEKDFKETVSYALEQWLGEVKGNIDYLRDFGGLSEIEDFFVCGGPACMSGFETVVKKYVGVRSCRIYNPIEGLSLGKNIDRNYAISVGPQFGVAIGLALRKEGDKKI encoded by the coding sequence ATGGCTTTCCTGTCCCTGCGCAAGGGTCGTCAGCTCGTCGGTGTGGATGTAGGAACGGGCGCCATAAAGGTGGCCTTACTGAAAGGTGGTCGAAATAAATTTGTCCTGGAAAAATTGGGTATTTCTGAAGTTCCTCAAGGTACTTTTCAGGGCGGTCTGATTGCCGATATGAACACTCTCGTGGACGTGCTTAAGGCTTTATGGCGTAATCTGGATCTGGGGAAGACCCCCGCTGCCGTTGCTATTTCCGGCAAGGAGGTAATCATTGACACTCCCGAGCTGGAAATAAGTGGAAAAATGGGGCGGAACTTTTATGCACGGATGAGAGAGCAGGCACGGGAGTATATCCAATATCCCCTGGATGAGCTTTATTTCGATTGTGATATCTTATCTTCGGCGGGATCGAATTCCGGAAAAGCCTTAATGTTGTTGGCCTGTGTAAAAAAAGCCATCCTCGACGATCTTGTTCTTTTGTTTAGAAGAGCTGAAATAGGATTGTCGGTTGTTGACATAAGCTACTATGCTTTGTTTAACGGATTTGAAACAATTTCGGGGCTGGTCAAGCGGGATGGTGTCATCGGTATAATGAATGTCGGTGCCACATCAACCGATTTGGTGATATCGGTAGACGGTATTCCACGTCACTGCCGTACGGTTATGCGGGGGATGGACGATCTTATCTTCCAGGTTGCCGATACTCTGGGTGTGTCCTTTGAAGAGGTACAGGGCTCTTTTCGGGGCAGCGGCATTTTGCAGACCGTTCCCGAGAAGGATTTTAAAGAAACAGTGTCTTATGCCCTTGAACAGTGGCTTGGAGAGGTCAAGGGTAACATTGATTATCTCAGGGATTTCGGTGGGTTGTCTGAGATTGAGGACTTTTTCGTTTGTGGCGGACCTGCTTGTATGAGCGGCTTTGAAACGGTGGTTAAAAAATATGTGGGTGTTAGAAGTTGCAGGATTTACAACCCGATAGAAGGGTTGTCCCTTGGAAAAAATATAGATAGAAATTATGCAATATCCGTCGGTCCGCAG